The region TTTTTCCTAATATGGCCTATGGTTACGCTGAAAAGGCGTTACAAAAATCTAGGGGCCATGCTTTCAGGCCTGTAAATAGATGTCATTTTGCCCCTGAATTACCTAAGCTCTGTAATTTAATCGCAGAAAACGCATGATTGTCGGAATGTCTATCTTGGAACGTTTTATGTTGACACGATTTGCGTCGATTTTGCTGATTGTAGGGCTGTTTGGGCAGAGTTGCTTGTTTGCTGGAGAGTTATCCCTTCCGGCAGCCATGGATACGATCCAAAAGGACGATTTGAAACGCCACGTCGATATCTTGGCTGACGACAGCTTTGAAGGGCGTGAGGCAGGCAGCCGTGGCGGCAGGGCTGCAGGTAACTATTTGCAGCAGCTGTTTTCCAAGTACGGACTTAAGCCCGCCGGCGATGGTGGAACGTTCTTCCAACTCTTCCATGGTGGCTATCGAAATATCTTGGGCGTATTGCCAGGTGAAGAGGGGCCCGATGATGGCGACCTGATTGTTGTTGGTGCTCATTACGATCACGTTGGATACGGCAATCGAAGCAATAGTTTTGGACCCTTTGGTTATGTTCATAACGGCGCGGATGACAATGCCAGCGGAACAGCGGCTTTGCTGGAAGTTGTGGAAGCTCTCACGAAGCTGAAGGCAACGCCCAAGCGTTCCATTTTGTTCGTCCTTTGGGATGGCGAAGAAAAGGGACTTCTTGGCTCGAAGTACTGGGTAGAGCATCCGACTGTTGATTGGAATCGAGTTCGTCTTTATATCAACTTGGACATGGTTGGAAGGCTGCGGCCCAGTGGCGTGGAAGTCTATGGCACTCGAACACTGCCTGGCTTGCGACAGGAAATAGCACGCGCGAATTTGGCAAGTGATCTGAAACTCGATTTTCGCTGGGAGATGACCGACAACAGCGACCACTACACATTTTATTCACGGTCGATTCCTACGCTCATGTTCCACACTGGTCTTCATGGCGAGTACCATCGTCCCCAAGACGATGCTCATTTGATCAATCACGAAGGAATCGAAGCGGTCGCTCGACTAACTGCTCAAGTAGCTTGGGCGGAAGCGAATCGGCCAAGTTTTCCATCCTTTCGTACGCGTTGTCGGTTGGAATCAGAATCGGACCGAAAACGATTCGAAGTGGCTCGTTCGGTGGGGCGCTCCCGGCTTGGAATTCGTTGGAACCCTGAAGAGCAGCTGTCAGACGGCCAGCTCATCATTTCGGCTGTTACACCTGAAGGGCCGGCCGATCAGTCTGGGCTGAAAACAGGAGATCGAATCACCGCATTCGCAGGAATTCCATTTACCACGACCCGCGAGTTTTTGGCCCAAGTTCAAGCTGCGCCAGAGAGTGTTTTGATTGAAGTAGAAAGGGATTCCGAGGAATCGCCGACATCAATTAATGTTTCTTTGGATTTGCATCCTGCACCAATTGGTATTTCGTGGACGAACGATCCTGCGGAGCCTGGCTCGGTGATGTTAACTAGCGTGACGCCGGGATCGGTTGCTGCTTTGGCTGGGCTTAAGCCTTTGGATCGCGTCTACGAAGTCAACGGCGAACGAGTTGTCGATAGCGCCCATTTCAAGCAGCTTGTCACTCAATTCAAGC is a window of Bremerella sp. TYQ1 DNA encoding:
- a CDS encoding M20/M25/M40 family metallo-hydrolase, whose amino-acid sequence is MLTRFASILLIVGLFGQSCLFAGELSLPAAMDTIQKDDLKRHVDILADDSFEGREAGSRGGRAAGNYLQQLFSKYGLKPAGDGGTFFQLFHGGYRNILGVLPGEEGPDDGDLIVVGAHYDHVGYGNRSNSFGPFGYVHNGADDNASGTAALLEVVEALTKLKATPKRSILFVLWDGEEKGLLGSKYWVEHPTVDWNRVRLYINLDMVGRLRPSGVEVYGTRTLPGLRQEIARANLASDLKLDFRWEMTDNSDHYTFYSRSIPTLMFHTGLHGEYHRPQDDAHLINHEGIEAVARLTAQVAWAEANRPSFPSFRTRCRLESESDRKRFEVARSVGRSRLGIRWNPEEQLSDGQLIISAVTPEGPADQSGLKTGDRITAFAGIPFTTTREFLAQVQAAPESVLIEVERDSEESPTSINVSLDLHPAPIGISWTNDPAEPGSVMLTSVTPGSVAALAGLKPLDRVYEVNGERVVDSAHFKQLVTQFKQPTTLLVDREGRMLTMELPLEVIRPLLPTANNDSSSDGS